The following are encoded in a window of Mycoplasmopsis bovis PG45 genomic DNA:
- a CDS encoding P68 family surface lipoprotein, protein MNKKKLLFGIIPLAAAAPMIAASCQKNDKKVVFQFAQDNYWPLPKMLVPLVKYYNTTFSKDKDFLPIELQFSDKTKTTSEFELIKKVKNDIETNNEAALPNLILGAQSGAYVLNQHKRLMDLSDHGITKSIFNKNIADLHSKLPGQKGNDKIYSIPFDNLDVDAVVYNLEVLDYMFKMIKANGGKVDENAEIVKKATEAGKEGVGSKLPENTIWKALEANSNKAFEGLTVNDETFKSVESIKEFAKKFHEGTKLNESKVNDDTLTGEVISVDYANDLLFKELHSQIDKDKLVYDLEETGNPEKPVTVKYNIVQDQDIKSKFKLLLSSYKEAIKRHAHKVGANNKVFQTINFGNKGENSSINIARFKSAIGFAASVGVNSTMYSSRLKESQGKNDPDFAKKVASYEDVYMDPQLTTIKKGSQKIFTEGGSSLLVLKSKDSSMNKAVVKFVKWLFEGTNNAYNQGVEENWKTFAKYSGYIMPLASVVNDKSLNWFETEAEKLKQKRANNSISDEEFRILNFLRSAYVSIKSIRDFEKDSSIIAKNNVQDDKTGQIYNSIKSAAVKWTDHNSPSEIKEDDLIKSIENEVNHK, encoded by the coding sequence ATGAATAAGAAAAAATTATTGTTTGGAATTATTCCATTAGCAGCAGCTGCTCCAATGATTGCAGCATCATGTCAAAAAAATGACAAAAAAGTGGTGTTTCAATTTGCTCAAGATAATTATTGGCCTTTGCCTAAGATGCTTGTACCTTTAGTTAAGTACTACAACACAACATTTAGTAAAGACAAAGACTTCTTACCTATAGAATTACAATTTAGTGACAAAACAAAAACCACTAGTGAGTTTGAATTAATTAAAAAGGTAAAAAATGACATTGAAACAAACAATGAAGCAGCATTGCCAAACCTTATTCTAGGAGCACAATCTGGTGCTTATGTACTTAATCAACACAAAAGATTAATGGATCTTTCTGACCATGGAATAACTAAGTCAATATTTAATAAAAATATTGCGGACTTACACTCAAAACTACCAGGACAAAAAGGTAATGACAAAATTTATAGCATTCCATTTGATAATTTAGACGTAGATGCTGTTGTTTATAATCTTGAAGTTTTAGATTATATGTTTAAAATGATTAAAGCGAACGGCGGAAAGGTTGACGAGAATGCAGAAATTGTTAAAAAAGCAACCGAAGCTGGCAAAGAAGGTGTTGGTTCTAAATTGCCGGAAAATACTATTTGAAAGGCATTAGAGGCGAATAGCAATAAAGCTTTTGAGGGACTTACTGTAAACGATGAAACATTTAAGTCTGTTGAAAGTATTAAGGAATTTGCTAAAAAATTCCATGAAGGCACTAAGCTAAATGAATCAAAAGTTAATGATGATACATTAACTGGTGAAGTTATTTCAGTAGATTATGCCAATGACTTATTATTTAAAGAACTTCACTCGCAAATTGATAAAGACAAGCTTGTATATGATTTAGAAGAAACTGGCAATCCTGAAAAACCTGTTACTGTTAAATATAACATAGTTCAAGATCAAGACATAAAAAGCAAGTTTAAGTTATTGTTAAGCAGTTATAAAGAAGCAATAAAAAGACATGCACACAAAGTAGGTGCTAACAACAAGGTTTTCCAAACGATAAATTTTGGTAACAAGGGCGAAAACTCTAGCATAAATATCGCTAGATTCAAAAGCGCTATAGGTTTTGCAGCAAGCGTTGGCGTTAATTCAACAATGTACAGTAGTAGACTAAAAGAAAGTCAAGGTAAAAACGACCCTGATTTTGCTAAAAAAGTTGCTTCATATGAAGATGTTTATATGGATCCACAATTAACAACAATTAAAAAAGGTTCGCAAAAAATATTTACTGAAGGAGGTTCTAGCTTACTAGTGTTAAAATCTAAAGACAGTTCAATGAATAAAGCTGTTGTAAAGTTCGTTAAATGATTATTTGAAGGAACCAATAATGCCTATAATCAAGGGGTAGAGGAAAACTGAAAAACCTTTGCTAAATATTCTGGCTATATTATGCCACTAGCCTCAGTTGTAAATGATAAGAGTCTAAATTGATTTGAAACTGAAGCTGAAAAGCTAAAACAAAAAAGAGCAAATAATTCTATCAGTGATGAAGAATTTAGAATTTTAAACTTTCTAAGATCAGCTTATGTTTCTATTAAATCAATTAGAGATTTTGAAAAAGATAGTTCAATAATTGCTAAAAATAATGTTCAAGATGATAAAACCGGACAAATATATAACTCAATTAAATCAGCTGCAGTAAAATGAACTGATCATAATTCTCCATCAGAAATAAAAGAAGATGACTTAATTAAATCAATTGAGAACGAAGTAAATCATAAATAA